The genomic stretch ATTTAAATAATCCTTTAATTTCTTGTTAAAGTCATCTTCCCTTACATAAACTCTGTCTTTTATGACTTTTCTTAGATCCGTCAATTTATCTATAGTGATTCTTCTTAGTTCATTTAATAGGGATACGGGAAAACTCACATTAGGATCTAACTCCATGTTTAAATCCACAAGTTCGTAGGCAGTACTTTTTAATTTATTTATTTGTTTATATACCCTATCTTCACCTATAGGCCTGTTAATAGCCTTCTCTCCTATTTTATCACTAGATTCATTTACATAGTTCCCATCATCATCCCATAGGCATAACTCTAGTTTTTCTCCAATTTTACCAATAAATTTCCCATATATATTTATCTTTTTATTATGTCTTTCATAAGTGGATCTAGCTTCCCCAAGTAATTTTTCATCTAATATTTTATATACTTCATTACCCACTTGAGCTTTTTTATTAAAATCCAATTCAACCACTTGTTTACTTGTGGCCTTACCTACTAATTTATTATTTACCTTCATATTGTTTATATGTAATTGAGGATTATCCTTATTTGTGGCCCATATTTCTATCTTATCTTTTTTATTTAAATTTTTTTCCAATTTGATTTTTATTTTATTCTTCTTACTATCATAAGACACTACTTTTCCTAAATAAGTTCCACGATTACTAGGTTTCTCAAAACTCATTAATCTTTTACCACTTTCACCTAGGACATATCCCTTGGTAAATTTCCTGTTGAACATTTGTTTAACATTATTTAGTGCCTCTTTGTTATTCTTAACCTCTTTATACTCCTCATAATAATCTATATATTCCCTATAGGTTCTTATTATAGTAGCTACATATTCAGGTCTTTTCATTCTACCTTCGATTTTTAAAGAAAAGTTACCAACCTTTAATATTTCATCTATATTTCTTAGAACATTTAAATCTCTAGGACTTAATAAATAATTACCTACTTTACTCTTTATTTTCCCATTAGAACTTAATAAATCGTATTCTTTTCTACATGGTTGGGCGCATCTACCCCTGTTACCACTTCTTCCACCTATCATACTACTCATTAAACATTGACCTGAATAACTTACACATAGGGCTCCGTGTACGAAAATTTCAATATCTAAATCTGTATTATCATATATGTATTTAATTTCTTTTATATCCATTTCCCGAGCCAAAACCACTCTTTTAAAACCTATATCCTTTAAGAATTTCACATCCTCTAGATTATGGGCTGTCATCTGAGTACTAGCATGTATTTCAAAGTCAGGTAGCAAATCCTTAATCATTTTTGCCACACCTAAATCTTGGACTATTACAGCATCTATACCTATATTATATAAAAAGAATACATACCTTCCTAAGTCCTTCATTTCTTTATCTAATATTAAAGTGTTTATAGTTACAAATACCTTTGCATTTCTAACGTGACAATATTCAACAGCTTCTTTTAATTCTTCTTCATCAAAATTATTTGCACTCTGTCTAGCATTGAATAATTTCCCACCTAAATAGACCGCATCTGCTCCATTTTCTACTGCTGCTTTCAGACTTTCCATACTCCCCACAGGAGCCAGTAGTTCTACTTTATTCATTAGTTTCACTCCTAATACATTATACTTAATTCTACACAACAAAAAAGTAGTAATATTATTATATCACTACTTATAGGTCAAATAATCATTTTTAACCCTTTTCATCAAAAGTATCAATAAAAGAGTCTAATTCTTTTTTAGCTTGTACATATTTTATTTGACTATCAAAAACCTTATTTTGAAGTTCTTCATTTTCTTTAGCTAACTTATCTAGTTCCTGTTCCTTAAGTGCAAGGGTTGTTTTTAAATTTTCTATTTCTCTTAATTGTTCTTCCTTTTCATTAAGAACCATTATAAGTGATTTTTTCTCTTCTTCTAAAAGACGTATATTTTCTTCATATTGTACTTTACTTTCTTCTATTTCACTTTTAGTAGCAGCAATTTCTGCTTTAGCTTCATTTAAAGCTTCTAAGGGTTCCTCCAACTTAGCTTTCCATACTTGCGCTTCTTCCCTACACTTCATATATTCATCAGCTATATTTAGGGACGTAAGTACAGCTATCATGGATGTACTTAGTTGATTGCTCTTCCTAGCCACATCTACCATTTTATCATCTACATAATTGGCAATCTTTTGGATATATTCCCTAGATTCAGAACCAACCATGGTATATTCTTGTCCATATATTTTAACTACTACTTTTCGTTTATTGCTCATAACACCTCTCCTTTTAATATGGAGTCTTCTAAATTTATAAGTTCCATTTGTAAGGATTTATTTCTTTCATTAGTAAAATTTTAACTATGTTCATTATTTCATCCTTAGTGTATTTCTATGAAACATATTTAACGGAAAATATTTTTACCTTATATTTCCATATCCATCATATATAATTTAACTATATTATACCTTAGGAACGGTATAATTACTATAGTTCCTTTTAAATTCATCTTTCCCTTTTTTTATTTGAAACTTTCTGCCTATAACTTAAGATTACTATAAGTTATATAAAAAAACTGATGGCAAAGCCATCAGCTTAAATTATAATTAGTGAGATTCACAAGCTCCTATTGCTAAAATAGTAGTATTAGTGAATTTATATATAATAGTATCAACCTGAGAAACTACAACTTCAATTAGCTCTATTGTATAAGTGCAACATTCATCATCAAAACAATCTACACATTCACAGAAATTAACATTGAAAGAATCTTTAAAAAGTCTCTCATTGTCATCATCATCAATATCAGATTTCTGATATTTCCATTCTTGTAAGGTTTCTTTTCTGCCTTTTTTGCACTCTTTAGTCAATCTAAATCCTAGTGTTATAGTTTCGCTATTACCTCCAATAGCTAAAAGATTAATAATAGTTGAATATTGAATATTAACACATGGTTTACATAAACCTTTTGTATTTATAGTAACAGAAGCTAGCTTTACTGGCGGATCAGTTACTTCTAGCATATTCGGAAGACTTGGATTAAATATCTTTCCACATTCTAAAATTGGTCTACAACTTTTTTCTTTTTCCCTAAAATGAGAGTCACAAGCTATAAGTGCTGAAATATTTTTATTGGTAATGTTATATGCAATTTCAGGATTGTCACTAAGATCAAGGGAGGGAGCAGCCTTAACTAGCTCAATTGTATAGGTACAACATTCATCATGAAAACAATCTATACATTCACAGAAAGTAACGTTAGAAGAATCTTTAAACATTCCCTCATTAGTACCACTATCAATATCAGATTTCGTATATTCCCATTCTTTTAATATTTCTTCCCTTCTTCCTTTGCACTCTTTAATCAATCTAAATCCTAGTGTTATAGTTTCGCTATTACCTCCAATAGCTAAAAGATTAATAATAGAAGAATATTGAATCTTTATACATGGTTTGTATAAAGATCGAGTGTCCACAGTAACGGAAGCCAATTTTACAGGTGCCATCATTGGGTTGTTTGGATCATCATTGAGTCGAGGTGGTAAACTTGGATTAAATATTTTTCCACATTTCAAGTGATCTTCACAAGATACACATGCTGAAATGTTTTTATTAGTAATGCTATATCTAACTTCAGGATCCTCATTGTCAAGAGAAGGAGCAGCTTTAACTAGCTCAATTGTATAGGTGCAGCATCCATCATGAAAACAATCTATACATTGGCAGAAATCTATAGAGAAGGAGTCTTTAAATTCTCTCTCATTCTCATCATCATCAATACCAGACTTCTCATATTCCCATTCTTGTAATATTTCTTTTATTTCATTTTTACATTCTTTAACCAATCTAAATTTTAGAGTTATAGTGCTCTTACCGGAACTAACGCCTAAAAGATTAATAATAGACGAATATTTAATATTTACACACGGGTAACATAAAGTTCTTGTGTCTACAGTGACAGAAGCAAGTTTCACTGGCGGCATCATTGGATTATTGAGATCATCATTAAGTCTAGGTGGTAAAATTGGATTAAATATTTTTCCACATTCTAAAGTTAATTTGCAATCTTTTTCTTTATTTTTATAATTACAGTATGTTAACATACATATATCTTTCTCCTTTATTTTTATTAACATCTAAGCATACTAGAAGTTTAATATATTTTATGATATAAATGGACTTGTTGTGATGACCCTCTTAAATATCAGGAAAAAGTATTGTATCTATTTGTGTTAGGTATTATTTGAATGAAAAAACAAAAGAAGGTCTTTCGACCTTCTTAGTTAAACTCTTAAACTTCCACCAATTTTTTCTTCTAATTCTTTTATTATATTATTGTGAACTTTAGTAACCTCTTCGTCTGTTAAAGTTCTATCCTTAGCTCTATAAACTAGAGAATAGGCTATACTCTTATGACCTTCATCTACTTGCTTTCCTCTATATACATCAAACAATGTAATACTTTCTAATATTCCACCACCATTGGCAGTTACCACATCTTGTATATCCTTAACATAAACCTCTTCTTTAACAACTATGGCAAAGTCTCTAGTCATGGCTGGATACTTTGGAAGTGGCGTATAACCCTTATCTAAGTTTATATGACCTATTATAGTCTCAAAATCTAGTTCTGATAGATATACTCTTGTGCCTATCTTATAGTTTTCACATACATTTGGATGAAGTTCTCCTAATGTACCCACAACTACACCCTTTACTAACACATTAGCACATCTTCCTGGATGGAATGTAGTATTAGACTTTTCTGGTACAAATTCTACTCCATCTATACCAAATCTACTAAATATTCTTTCTACTACTCCCTTTAAAGAGAAGAAATCCACTTCTTTACCATACATACCTATAGTAACAGCTCTCTTCTCAGAAGGTAGTATGTCATTTCCTGGTATGAATGTGTTTCCACACTCAAAGGCACGAGCTGATTCCACATTTCTGTTGTAGTTTCTAGCTAATACTTCTAACATATTACCCATTAATGTAGTTCTCATTACACTAGTTTCTTCACCTAGAGGATTTATTACTTTTACTACATTTCTTAAAGGGCTATCTTCATTTACACATAAGTTATCTAGTACACTTGGACTTACAAAAGAGTAAGTTAAAATTTCATTTAAACCTGCTCCATTTAAAGTGTCCTTAAGTATATCAACACTAGATTGTACTGGTGTTTTTCCACCTTGAATACTGTCTTTGTATAATGTAGTTTCTAATTTATCATATCCATAGATTCTAGCAATTTCCTCTACAAAATCTATTTCCTTTACCATATCTCCTCTGTAAGTAGGCACAGTTACTTCAAAGTCTTCTCCTACTACCTTTACTTTAAACTCTAAGCTTTCGAAGATTTCTACCATTTCATCAGTAGAAAGTTTAGTTCCAAGTAATCCATTTATTCTAGAACTTCTTACATTTATAGTTTTTTCTTCTGTCTTGTTTTCATATATATCTATATGAGATCCTACAACTTCTCCCGCTCCTAATTGTTCTACTAATTGACAGAATCTATTAGCAGCAGTTAAAGTAGTGTTCGGATCTACTCCCTTTTCAAATCTCGAAGAAGCCTCTGTTCTTAATCCTAAATCTTTAGATGTCTTTCTTATGTTATCCTTATTAAAATGAGCTGCCTCTAAGAATATGGTCTTTGTAGTATCCTTTATCTCAGAATTTTCTCCACCCATTACTCCTGCTATACCTACTGGCTTTTTACCATCACATATTAAAAGTATATCTTCATTTAAATTTCTTACTTGACCATCTAATGTTTTTATAGTTTCTCCAGCTTCTGCATTTCTAACTATGATTTTTCTATCTTCCACATCTTCTATATCATATGCATGCATTGGTTGACCATACTCTAACATTACGAAGTTTGTTATATCAACTATGTTACTTATAGGTCTAATTCCTGCTCTCATAAGCTTAGTTTGTAACCATTGTGGTGATTCTTCTATCTTTACATTCTTTATAACTCTTCCTACGAATCTATCACAAAGTTCATTATTCTTAACTTCTACTGTCATGTAGTCATTAGCATCTTCAACTTCATTATTAATCTTTATTTCAGGGTATTTCATAGGAACACCAAAAGTAGCTCTAGCTTCCCTAGCCATTCCAATTACACTTAAACAATCTGGTCTATTAAATGTAATTTCAAATTCCATTACAGAATCATCAAGACCCATTATTTCCTTTACTTCTGCTCCTAATGGATATTCTTTGTTAAAGATGTATATTCCCTCTTTGTTTTGACTTGTTGGTAATATATTGTCACCTATTCCAAGTTCTGTACCTGAACACATCATACCATTAGAAACTATTCCACGAAGTTTTCCCTTTTTAATCTTTGTTCCATCAGGTAATCTTCCGCCACTTAAGATAATTGGCACATAGTCTCCTTCTTTCACATTGTCAGCACCAGTTACTATTTGAATTACTTCTTCTCCCACATCTACTTGAGTAACTATTAAAGAATCCGCATCTGGATGTTTTTTTATTTCTAATATTTTACCCACTACAATTTTGTTCATTTTTCCTGCTGGATTTTCCACAGTTTCTATGTTAGATCCTGACATGATGAATCCATCTCTTATCTCTTCAACACTTAGGTTGCTTAAATCTACATAATCATTTAACCAATTTAACGATACTAGCATATTATTTCCCTCCTTAGAACTGTTCTATGAAACGCATATCATTTTCAAAGAATAATCTTATATCATCCACGTTGTACTTTAGCATAGTGATTCTATCAAGACCCATACCAAAGGCAAATCCACTATAGACTTCTGAATCTATTCCACATTCTTCTAATACGTTAGGATGAACCATTCCACATCCTAGGATTTCAATCCAGCCACTTCCCTTACATACTTTACAACCTTCTCCACCACACTTAAAGCAAGTCAAATCAACTTCTGCACTTGGCTCTGTGAATGGGAAGTTATGTGGTCTAAACTTAGTTTTAGTCTCTTCACCAAATAATTTTTTTGCAAACATATCTAGGGTTCCCTTTAAATCTGCCATAGTTACACCCTTACCTACTACTAATCCTTCTATTTGATGGAACATTGGAGAGTGAGTAGCATCTGGCGTATCACGTCTAAAACATCTGCCTGGAGAAATGACCTTTATAGGAGGCTCTGAGCTCTTCATAGTACGAACTTGTACAGGTGAAGTTTGAGTTCTAAGTATTATGTCATCATTAATATAAAAAGTATCTGCCATTCCCCTTGAAGGGTGATTTTTAGGTGCGTTTAGTGCATCAAAGTTATTATATACAGTTTCAACTTCTGGTCCTTCTCCTATGGAGAATCCCATACCTATGAATACATCCTTTATTTCATCTAAAACTGCAGTCAGCGGATGTCTATGACCTCTTAAAACTTCACTACCTGGCATTGTAACATCTATAGTCTCTTTTTCTAATTTTTTATTCTTTTCTTTTTCCTTAACACTATTAATAGCATTTTCAAGTTCACTACCAATAGCTTCTCTAACTTCGTTAGCTATCTTTCCGATTAATGGCCTCTCTTCATTTGAAAGATCCTTCATCCCCCTCAACACAGCTGTTAATTCACCTTTTTTTCCTAAGTACTTTACTCTTATTTGCTGAAGTTCATCCATACTTTGTGCATTATTTATTGAACTTATTGCATCTTCTTGTATTCTACTTAATTGTTCTTTCATACCTAAACTCCTTTCAACTTATTAAAAATTATTATAATTAACATATACACAATCCCAGATGTTATAGTTCTTCTGAAGATTTCATTAATTTTACTTCTTTTTCTTTTATTAGCCATATTATTGAAAAATATACTTAAAATGAAATAGCATATGATGAAAATTCCTACTCTAATTCCTATTTCCATATTAAACACCCTCAGTTTATATGTTTTTAGACAATAAAAAAACTCCGTCCCCATTAGGGACGAAGTTTATCCGCGGTACCACCCTATTAGTCAAAAAATGACCACTCATGGGACTATAACGGAGTCACCGGCAAGGCTTACTTTTTTCAGCTCTGCAGTTCAAGAGTGAACTTCAGTTGATTAATGTTTAAAGCGCTTCCAGCCCATGGCACTTTTTCTCTGTAAACTTAGGTTCAACTTACTCTCTCTATCACAACTATTAAAAATTTTTTAACTTTTAAATATTATAGCATAAGGAATTTTTATTTACAATAATTTTGTCATCCTTTGTCTTACAGATTCATATATGATAATAGATGATGCGGTAGATGCATTTAATGATTCCGCTTTCCCTAGTATTGGTATCTTAATTAACAAATTAGATTTATTTAATATATAATCAGAAACTCCATTTCCTTCATTACCTATTACGATTGCCAAATTTTTAGAAAAATCCACATCATAATAATATTTATCCGTATCTAAGCTAGTACATACTATATTTATTTTTTCCTTATGTAATACTTCTATTAAATCTTTTTCGTAAGTACCTTGGATTATTGGTATATTAAATATGGAACCCATAGTAGATCTTATTACTTTTGGATTATATACATCTACACACCCTTTTGTTAAAATCACTCCATTAAATCCTGCTGAGTCAGCAGTTCTAATTATAGTTCCTAAGTTTCCCGGGTCTTGAATCCTGTCTAATATTACGTATAAACCATCGCCTTTTATAAAGGAGTTTATATCATGGTTCTTCATGGCCATAACAGCCATAATACCTTGGGTATTTTCCGTATCCGATAGGGATTTAAATATCTTTTCATCCACTTCATAGGCATTTAATTTTCCAGATAAAATATCATTTAATAACTCTTCTCCATATTGTACATTATTAATTTTATTAGAATACAGTATATGCTTTATTTCTTCTTCGTATTTTATGGCATCTTTTATACTTCTAATCCCTTCAATTATGTATTCTTTATTTTTTTCCCTAAACTTTCTTTTGCTTAATTGTCTTATGTGTTTTATTATCTTATTATCTGAGGATGTTATTTTAATTGCCAAAAAATCCACCTCTTGTTATTATCATTTTTTCTCTATCTTTTGAATATCATCGTTATGGCCTATAACAACTAGGACATCTCCCTTTTTAACGGAATCCAGGGCACTTGGTGATATGTTTATCTCTGTACCACGCTTTATTGCCATTACATTTATTCCATACTTAGCTCTCATATTTAAATCTCTTAAACTTGACCCTTCCCATTCTGTTAATGATGCAATTTCAACTATACTATAGTCTGGTGCTAATTCTATATAATCTAGTATATTGGAAGACACTAGGTTATGAGCCAGTCTAACTCCCATATCCCTCTCTGGGAATACTATTCTATCTGCACCTATTTTATATAAAACCTTTGCATGCAATTCGTTTTGTGCCTTAGCTACTACATATTTTACACCTAATTCCTTTGCTATTAAAGTGGCCATAATAGACGATTGTATATTAGATCCTATTGTTATAATAGCCACGTCGAAGTTTCCCATACCTAATGATTTTATAGAATTTTCTTCAGTAGCATCTGCTTGTACTGCATGGGTTACAGAGTCTGCTATATTTTGTATAGTATCTTCATTACTATCTATGGCTAACACATCAAATCCAAGTCCATATAGTGTTCTAGCTACACTTGATCCAAACCTTCCGCAACCAATTACTGCAAATTGCTTCATGTTAACACCCCTTTATTATATTTTATCCTACTATCACTCTTTCTTGAGGGTACTTTACTAATCCCTTCTTCTTTTGTTGTTGCTTAGCAAGTGCCAAGGCTATAGTAAAAGGACCTACCCTTCCTGCAAACATAGTTAAAGATATGATTACCTTTCCCACCCCACTCAATGTTGGTGTTATTCCAACAGATAAACCTACAGTGGCAAATGCAGATGTGGCCTCAAAGAATATACTCAAGAAGTCTTGACTCGGTTCTGTTATAGACAAAATCATAGTGACTAATATAATTAGGCACATGGCTATACCTATAACTGCCAAAGATCTACTTATAATATCCCTTGGTATTCTTCTTCCAAAGGCTTCCGTATCATCTTTACCTTTAATTATGCTTGAAATATGTAATACCATAACCCCTGCCGTTGTAATTTTAACACCACCAGCAGTAGAGCCAGAAGATCCACCTATAAACATTAATATTATGGTAAAAAATATAGTGGCCATACTTAGCTTATCTGTAGGTAAACTATTAAATCCTGCCGTTCTTGGAGTCACTGAATGGAACATGGCTCCCAGTATTTTCCCCTTAAATGTGAGGTTTCCTAATGTATCTGGGTTGTTAAACTCAAGTACTAGAACAACTAAGAATCCTACCACTAGTAACACTGCCGTAATACATAATACTAACTTAGTATGTAGAGTATATCTTGAAAACTTTCTTTTGTTCATTACTTCCACTATTACGGTAAATCCTAAACCACCCATTATAATTAATCCACAAATAACTACATTTATTAATATATCATCTACAAAAAGTGTTAAACTCCTGAAATTTCCTATTAAATCAAATCCTGCATTACAAAATGCAGATACAGCATGAAATATACTAAATCCAATTCCAGTTGCCCAACCATACCTAGGTACAAATCTAAAAGCTAACAGTATGGCTCCCATACCCTCAATAGCAAAGGTTGCTATTAAGACATATTTTGTCAGTCGTACAATTCCAGATATGTTAAATTGATTTAAAGCTTCCTGCATTATAAGTCTTTCCCTTAAAGTAATACGCTTTCCAAATAATAGAGCAAAAAAAGTTGCCATGGTCATAAATCCTAATCCACCTATTTGAATCAATAGTATAATTACAGTTTTTCCAAATACAGTCCAGTGAGTTCCCGTATCCACTACTACTAATCCCGTTACGCATACTGCCGATGTGGCTGTAAAAAAAGCATTTAAAATACCTACGCTGTGCCCATCCTTTGATGCTATGGGTAACATAAGAAGTATAGCGCCCATTGCAATTACACTGGCAAAACCTAAAACTATTATTTGTGCAGGGTCCAAGTTAAATTTATCTATCCTTTTATTTACGTCTATGATAATCACCCCTGTCCTATGTAGTTTACTTAATTATAGCACTATAACCATTATTTGTGAACCATCATTCAATGCCCCTTTTATCTAAGGTTCAAAAGATATTCATTTACGGTTTTGTCTAGTGTATAACCGTCCTTAACAAAAGTTTTGTAACTAAAAATAGACTCTGTATAAGAGTCTATTTTTATGCATTTAATTTTGCTTTTGCAACTTCTGCTAATTGAGCGAAACCTTGCTCATCATGGATAGCCATTTCAGCTAACATCTTTCTGTTAACTTCAATTCCAGCTAATTTTAATCCGTTAATTAATCTACTGTAAGAAATTCCATTCATTCTAGCAGCAGCATTGATTCTTGCGATCCAAAGCTTTCTGAAATCTCTCTTCTTTAATTTACGTCCTATATATGCTGATCTTAAAGATCTTAATACTGCAGGGTTAGCAGCTTTAAATATCTTACTTTTAGCTCCATAAAAACCTTTTGCAAGTTTTAATATTTTTTTATGCTTCTTCTTTGCGTTCATAGCTTTTTTTACTCTTGCCATGTTTTTCGACCTCCTTTACAAATCTCTCTTCTATAAGTATGGTAATAATTTCTTCATGTTTGCTGCATCACCTTTAGCCATGATAGCAGCTTTTCTTAAGTTTCTCTTTCTCTTTTGGCTCTTTTTAGTTAATATATGGCTAGTAAAGGCCTTAGCTCTCTTAACCTTACCTTTTTTAGTTAACTTAAATCTCTTTGCAGCTCCACGGTGTGTTTTCATTTTTGGCATAATAAAATCCTCCCCTCTAAATTTTAAGCATTTTTAGGAGATAAAAACATTGTCATATTTCTACCTTCTAAGCTTGGTTTCTTTTCAATCTGACCAACTTCAGATACAAGGTCAGCAAATTTATTCATCACATCATAACCTAACTTAGTATATCCCATCTCTCTACCTTTAAATCTTATACTAACCTTGACTTT from Anaeromicrobium sediminis encodes the following:
- the rpmI gene encoding 50S ribosomal protein L35, coding for MPKMKTHRGAAKRFKLTKKGKVKRAKAFTSHILTKKSQKRKRNLRKAAIMAKGDAANMKKLLPYL
- the rplT gene encoding 50S ribosomal protein L20; its protein translation is MARVKKAMNAKKKHKKILKLAKGFYGAKSKIFKAANPAVLRSLRSAYIGRKLKKRDFRKLWIARINAAARMNGISYSRLINGLKLAGIEVNRKMLAEMAIHDEQGFAQLAEVAKAKLNA